The DNA sequence acaaggtgaaaatataaattcttaaggttggctttttggctaagtggctgaaaataaaaagaaatagggTCTTGATCATTTCTACCTCATGTAATTAATCTAACAATCTAAGAATGATATAGAATCAGGAAATTAAAAACAGACATTCTCTCACAAGTAAGTTTCACACAACTCACTGGGACAAAACAAAGTTGTTGGCTTACCATACCATGATTTCTTTCAGACAGACTAACCTTTCCTCTCTTTGTTGTGATTCATACTCCATTACTTGAACTAACACCTACCTTCATAGAACCAGCATTTTCACAAAATTGGTATGCAACATTTCAAGTGTTTGAGTCCTTCAGAAAAAGCCTTACCAATAGTGACTTCATAAATATCATGCAATtatttgagagaaaagaaaaaaaaaatcttgcttTCTTCAATCTAAGTCTCGCCATGGGTCCCAATCAGCTGCTAGATCTACAATGATGTCATCCCCAGCTCTGCCTTTAGTGGTATCTCTGACCTTAGAGGGCTCACCCCCCATTAGTAGAAATCTAGACTCTTGGCCAAACAATCTGCTGGATGAAGGCCTCTAGGGTCATCAGTGGTGGGTCTGGTGGCCCTGGTGGATGGACTAGAGCATCTGCATATGTGAGTCTATCAGGGATGAGGTGGATGGTGGCTGGCGATTCAACGAGTAGTGCTCCCTAAGCGCACCAAGGGCGATGTCCCTTGGTATTCCCtctagaatttgaattatttgtgCGCTTAGCAAGGATGTCTTGCTTAGCGTGTGTGTCGCCAGCTGGGCGCTTAGCGCGATAACATTGCGAGCCCAACATCCTTTTTGCTTATTGCACCCCTAAAATCAATGTatacaacttttttatttttacaataaaaatgttGGGTtacctcccagtaagcgcttaaTTTATTGTCTATAGCTAGACATTGTACTTCATTTTATGGATCGTTCAGGTAGACAACACTTGTTAATCTTTCTAACTGGCCtctattgtaaatttttaagcATTGTCCGTTGACGATCAATCTTTTCTCCGATGTGCCTGCCATAAGGTTCACCAATTCCACAACTCCATTGGGTCTTACTTCTTTGATCACGAACGATCCTGACCACTTTGACTTCAGCTTTCCTGGGAATAGTCTAAGTCTTAAATTGAAGAGCAAGACTTGTTGTCCTGGTTGGAAGTTCTGTCTCTGTAGCTTTTTGTCATGATATGCCTTTATCTTATGCTTATAAATCTTGGATGATTCATAGGCGTTTATCCTCATTTCTTCTAACTCCAACAATTGTAACTTCCTCTTCTCCCCAACTGCAACTTTATCAAAGTTCAACAGTTTGAGGGCCTAGTAGGCTTTATGCTCCAACTTCACCAGTAGGTGACATGCTTTCCCATAGACCAACTGAAATGGTTACAGGCCTATAGGAGTCTTGAATGCAGTCCTGTaagcccagagagcatcatctagCTTTAAAGCCCAATCCTTTCTTGATTATGCGATAGTTTTCTCAAGGATTCGTTTTAGCTCTTTATTTGAAACTTCTGCTTTGCCATTTGTCTAAGGAAAATAAGGTGTGCCACCTTATGTCTGACATTGTAATGCTCCAGAACCTTCTTTAGTTGCGCATTGCAGAAGTGTGTTCCCCATTACCAGGATATAGATATTCTTGTATGAAGATGGGAGAGGTCCCACAAAGTCAATGCCTCAACAATCAAAGATTTCTACCTCAATTATGTTTTGCAGAGGCATCTCGTTCCTTCTAGAAATTCCCTATGTTCTCTGGCATTTTTCACAGTGACGCTCATAGTCATGAACGTCTTTGAAGATTAAGGGCCAAAAGAAACCTGCTTGTAGcacctttgttgttgtcctaCTCCGTTGTGGTGACCATCATATGGTGAACTATGACAGTGCCAAAGGATGCTCTGTGCTTTCTCCATCGTAACACACCTCCTCAACAAATTGTCTGCTCCTAACTTGAATAGATATGGATCATCCCACACATAGAAGCAGACATCATGTACAAATTTCTTCCGTTGACTCCTGTTAAGTTCTTCAGGAATGATTCCTGTGGCTTTGTAGTTGGCCACATCAGCAAATGAAGGTCTTGTGGTGGCTTATAAGAGGAACTCATCTGGGAATTCTCACCTTACCTCCGGTTCTTCTTTGGTCACTTCTGCATTCTTCAACCGGGAGAGCTGGTCAGCCACCACATTCTCAAATCCCTTCTTGTCCTTGAtaactatatcaaactcttgTCTGAGCAGGATCCGATGCCTTGGTTTTGAATTTGGCTTGGTGAGAAGGTGCTTGATGGCAGCATGATAAGTGAAAATCACTACCTTTGACCCCACCAAGTATGGCCTGAATTTTTTtaaggcaaagacaatggctaGCATCTCTTTTTCCGTAGTGGCATAATTCATTTGTGCTTCATTAAGAACTTTGCTAACGTAATAAATGGCATGAAATTTCTTGTCTTGCCTCAGTCCTAGGACTGCGCCCACTGAATAATCACTGGCATCGCACATTAATTTAAACTCTTTACTCCAATCAGGTGCGATCATCACCGGGGTGGTCATGAGCTTGTCTTTTAGGGTCTGGAAGGTTGCTGAACAttcttaatcaaatttaaaaacaacatCTTTGTTCAGCAGATTGCTCAATGGTCTTGTGATTTTGGAGAAATCTTTGAAAAATCTCCTGTAGAACCCTGTATGTCCTAGAAAGCTCCTGATGCCTTTAACATTTGATGGTGGTGACAACTTCTCAATGACATCAATCTTGGCTCGGTCTACCTCAATCCCTCGGGCTGAAATTTTATGGCCCAAGACATCAAAAGAGGGCCTAGTTTAGAACTAGGTTTGTTTCCACGCATCTTTATAACACCATCTTCAAGttcttcaagaaacattcaAAAAAGGGCTCAAATACTGAGAAGTCATCCATGAATACCTCGATATTTTTTTCCACCATATTTGCAAAAATGGCCAACATGCACCTCTGAAATGTGGCAGATGCATTACATAACCTAAATGACATTCGTC is a window from the Glycine max cultivar Williams 82 chromosome 2, Glycine_max_v4.0, whole genome shotgun sequence genome containing:
- the LOC121174292 gene encoding uncharacterized protein, translated to MRINAYESSKIYKHKIKAYHDKKLQRQNFQPGQQVLLFNLRLRLFPGKLKSKWSGSFVIKEVRPNGVVELVNLMAGTSEKRLIVNGQCLKIYNRGQLERLTSVVYLNDP